A genomic window from Prochlorococcus sp. RS04 includes:
- a CDS encoding cofactor assembly of complex C subunit B: MSYSLNSTLLLTILLAIGLFFFLRASSKDRTTIVEISSSQQPIKVLNGLCEWLNLRGWKQTGGDFEQRILIFKGQVVSSKFLAIFLGFLGGFGSCALGLVIIQIYPELGWWPILLGLIGGPLSGIVYFKKSAREEKFELRLINENENDSTFMRLRAHRDELISLENELGEKLQLKSDGSLFKTPI; encoded by the coding sequence ATGTCATATTCCTTAAATTCAACATTATTGCTGACAATTCTCTTGGCCATAGGATTATTTTTTTTTCTTAGGGCTTCCAGTAAAGATAGAACAACCATCGTTGAAATTTCATCTTCTCAGCAGCCAATTAAGGTTTTAAATGGTTTATGTGAATGGCTTAATTTGAGGGGATGGAAGCAAACAGGAGGAGATTTTGAACAAAGAATTTTAATATTCAAGGGTCAAGTTGTTTCTAGTAAATTCTTAGCAATTTTTTTAGGTTTTCTTGGCGGTTTTGGTTCATGTGCTTTGGGATTAGTAATTATTCAAATATATCCTGAATTGGGTTGGTGGCCTATTCTTTTGGGATTAATTGGTGGACCCTTGTCTGGAATTGTTTATTTTAAAAAATCAGCAAGAGAGGAGAAATTTGAATTAAGGTTGATCAACGAAAATGAAAATGATTCAACTTTTATGAGACTTAGAGCCCATAGGGATGAATTAATCTCTTTAGAAAATGAACTTGGAGAAAAACTTCAATTGAAAAGTGACGGTTCTTTATTTAAAACACCTATTTAA
- the hemF gene encoding oxygen-dependent coproporphyrinogen oxidase — protein MLKEPPKNSREKTKNLLLTLQDKICSGLENVDGKGKFTEESWLRDEGGGGRSRVLKNGSIFEQAGVNFSEVQGKELPQSIISQRPEAKGHEWFATGTSMVLHPKNPYIPTVHLNYRYFEAGPVWWFGGGADLTPFYPYLSDVRNFHNEHKKACEKVDQDLHKVFKPWCDEYFFLKHRHESRGIGGIFYDYQDGSGNIYRGNNQNGEASKASKNIGRSNLNWDDLFSLAENCGQAFLPSYLPIIEKRASQTYSSKEREFQLYRRGRYVEFNLVWDRGTIFGLQTNGRTESILMSLPPLARWEYGYKARKNSREEFLTSIFTKPQDWLNDKDLEKFCIENNIFD, from the coding sequence ATGTTGAAAGAACCTCCTAAAAACTCGAGAGAAAAAACTAAAAATCTCTTATTAACTCTACAAGACAAAATTTGTTCAGGACTTGAAAATGTAGATGGCAAAGGGAAATTTACAGAGGAATCCTGGCTAAGAGACGAAGGTGGCGGTGGAAGATCTAGAGTATTGAAAAATGGTTCTATTTTTGAGCAAGCAGGCGTTAATTTCTCGGAAGTACAGGGAAAGGAATTACCTCAATCTATAATCTCTCAAAGACCCGAAGCAAAAGGTCATGAATGGTTCGCTACGGGAACTTCTATGGTTTTGCATCCTAAGAATCCCTATATTCCTACAGTTCATCTGAATTATCGATATTTCGAAGCTGGTCCTGTTTGGTGGTTTGGAGGAGGTGCTGATTTAACCCCTTTTTATCCTTATCTTTCTGATGTAAGGAATTTTCATAATGAACATAAAAAAGCTTGTGAGAAAGTTGATCAAGATTTGCATAAAGTTTTCAAACCATGGTGTGATGAATATTTCTTCTTGAAGCATAGACATGAATCGAGAGGCATAGGAGGTATTTTTTATGATTATCAAGATGGTTCAGGCAATATTTATAGAGGAAATAATCAAAATGGAGAAGCATCAAAAGCTTCAAAAAATATTGGCAGATCTAATTTAAATTGGGATGATTTATTTTCTTTAGCAGAAAATTGTGGGCAGGCATTCCTCCCTTCTTACTTACCCATTATTGAAAAAAGAGCTTCTCAAACATATTCATCAAAGGAAAGAGAATTCCAGCTATATCGAAGAGGTAGATATGTCGAATTCAATTTAGTTTGGGATAGAGGGACAATTTTTGGACTACAAACAAATGGCAGAACTGAATCTATATTAATGTCCTTACCGCCTTTAGCTAGATGGGAATATGGATATAAAGCTAGAAAGAATTCTCGAGAGGAATTTCTCACATCAATTTTTACAAAACCCCAAGATTGGTTAAACGATAAAGATTTAGAGAAATTCTGTATAGAGAACAATATTTTTGATTAA
- a CDS encoding anthranilate synthase component I family protein: MNSSQKDNFLKAYKEGKNFIPIVETWPADLETPLSTWLKLSSKDSHGVFLESVEGGENLGRWSIVATKPLWEAVCHGEEIVKTWNNGKTETHKGDPFDILRSWTKEYKSTMLDDLPSIGQLYGSWGYELINQIEPSVPINEIPENNIPDGSWMFFDQLVVFDQIKRCITAVVYTDTTSSKECLIEELYLNAVSKIQKTRNLMRVPLTENEFLDWNENENLNLDLESNWEKKDFEDAVLSAKEYIRRGDIFQIVISQRFQTQVNNDPFNLYRSLRMVNPSPYMSFFDFGSWYLIGSSPEVMVKAEKNKNSQIVASLRPIAGTRPRGIDNQQDLELEKELLKDPKEIAEHVMLIDLGRNDLGRVCEIGTVKVKDLMVIEKYSHVMHIVSQVEGILKNNADVWDLLKASFPAGTVTGAPKIRAMQLIKHFEKDARGPYAGVYGSVDINGALNTAITIRTMIVKPSRDGKYDVSVQAGAGIVADSFPENEYQETINKAKGILKALACLDK; the protein is encoded by the coding sequence ATGAACAGCTCACAGAAAGATAATTTTTTAAAGGCTTATAAAGAAGGTAAAAACTTTATACCTATAGTTGAAACTTGGCCAGCAGATTTAGAGACTCCATTGTCAACTTGGTTAAAATTATCCTCAAAAGATTCTCATGGTGTTTTTCTTGAATCGGTTGAAGGTGGGGAGAATTTGGGTAGGTGGAGTATTGTTGCTACTAAACCTCTTTGGGAAGCAGTTTGTCATGGAGAAGAAATAGTTAAAACTTGGAATAATGGCAAAACTGAGACACATAAAGGTGATCCTTTCGATATTTTAAGAAGTTGGACAAAGGAATATAAGTCAACCATGCTTGATGACTTACCATCAATTGGTCAGTTATATGGCTCTTGGGGTTATGAATTAATAAATCAAATAGAACCAAGCGTTCCAATAAATGAAATACCAGAAAACAACATCCCCGATGGTTCCTGGATGTTTTTTGATCAGTTAGTTGTTTTTGATCAAATAAAAAGATGTATTACTGCAGTCGTTTATACAGATACAACTTCTTCAAAAGAGTGCTTAATTGAGGAGTTGTATCTAAATGCAGTTTCTAAAATTCAGAAAACTAGAAATTTAATGAGAGTTCCTCTGACAGAAAATGAGTTTTTAGATTGGAATGAAAATGAGAATTTGAATTTAGATCTAGAAAGTAATTGGGAGAAAAAAGATTTTGAGGATGCAGTTCTCTCTGCAAAAGAATACATAAGAAGGGGAGATATCTTCCAAATAGTTATAAGTCAGAGATTCCAAACTCAGGTCAATAATGATCCCTTTAATTTATATAGAAGTTTGAGGATGGTTAATCCATCTCCATATATGTCATTTTTTGATTTCGGCTCATGGTATCTGATAGGTTCAAGTCCTGAAGTAATGGTTAAAGCAGAAAAAAATAAAAATAGTCAGATTGTTGCAAGCTTAAGACCAATAGCTGGTACAAGACCTAGAGGAATTGATAATCAACAAGACTTGGAATTAGAAAAGGAATTATTAAAAGATCCAAAAGAGATAGCTGAGCATGTAATGCTAATTGATCTTGGGAGAAATGATCTTGGAAGAGTTTGTGAAATTGGTACTGTCAAGGTTAAGGATTTAATGGTTATTGAGAAATATTCACATGTTATGCATATAGTCAGTCAAGTTGAGGGAATCTTAAAAAACAATGCTGATGTATGGGATTTGCTCAAAGCATCCTTTCCCGCTGGGACAGTAACTGGCGCCCCAAAAATAAGAGCTATGCAATTGATTAAGCACTTTGAAAAAGATGCTAGAGGACCTTATGCTGGTGTTTACGGATCTGTTGATATTAATGGTGCATTAAATACAGCAATTACGATAAGAACCATGATAGTTAAACCCTCAAGAGATGGAAAATATGATGTATCAGTGCAAGCAGGAGCTGGAATAGTTGCTGATTCTTTCCCTGAAAATGAATATCAAGAGACGATAAATAAAGCAAAGGGAATACTTAAAGCATTAGCCTGTTTGGATAAATAA
- a CDS encoding Mrp/NBP35 family ATP-binding protein, giving the protein MTTIEDANFALQKVLDAGSQKNVIELAWIKNVRVTIPRVIVTLSLPSFANSQRDRIVEEVRGVLLDFEDIDDVQIEIDNNPSKTESQNQSNAPELQKIDGIRHIIAVSSGKGGVGKSTIAVNLACSLAKLGFKTGLLDADIYGPNTPSMMGVAEQNPKVTEGSGSDQRLIPINKYGISLVSMGFLIEEGQPVIWRGPMLNSIIRQFLYQVEWNNLDFLVIDLPPGTGDAQISLSQSVPISGAIVVTTPQQVSLQDARRGLAMFKQLGVPLLGIVENMSVFIPPDMPGKKYAIFGKGGGQTLANENDLPLLAQIPIEIPLVDDSNKGVPISVSQPNIESAVVFGNLAQLIKNQFVDS; this is encoded by the coding sequence ATGACCACAATAGAAGATGCGAATTTTGCTTTACAAAAAGTTCTAGATGCTGGATCACAGAAAAATGTAATTGAATTAGCTTGGATTAAAAATGTAAGAGTAACTATACCGAGAGTAATCGTAACATTATCATTACCATCGTTTGCAAATTCTCAAAGAGATAGAATTGTAGAAGAGGTTAGAGGCGTACTACTGGATTTTGAAGATATTGATGATGTTCAAATAGAGATAGATAATAATCCTTCCAAAACAGAATCTCAAAATCAAAGTAATGCTCCTGAGTTGCAGAAGATTGATGGGATTCGACATATCATAGCTGTAAGCAGTGGTAAAGGTGGAGTTGGAAAAAGTACCATTGCAGTTAATCTCGCTTGTTCTCTAGCTAAATTAGGCTTTAAAACTGGTTTGTTAGATGCCGATATATATGGACCTAATACTCCCTCAATGATGGGAGTTGCCGAACAGAATCCAAAGGTTACAGAAGGTAGTGGCAGTGATCAAAGGTTAATACCAATAAATAAATATGGAATTTCATTGGTATCAATGGGTTTCCTCATAGAAGAAGGTCAGCCAGTTATATGGAGAGGACCAATGCTTAATAGTATTATCAGACAATTTTTGTACCAAGTTGAATGGAATAATCTTGATTTTTTGGTTATTGATTTGCCTCCAGGAACAGGAGACGCTCAAATATCTCTTTCTCAATCTGTGCCTATTTCTGGAGCTATAGTTGTCACTACTCCTCAACAAGTATCTTTGCAAGACGCAAGGAGGGGATTAGCAATGTTTAAACAACTCGGAGTACCTTTACTGGGTATTGTAGAAAATATGTCAGTATTTATTCCGCCAGATATGCCAGGTAAAAAATATGCAATTTTTGGTAAAGGTGGTGGGCAAACATTAGCTAACGAAAATGACTTACCATTGTTAGCTCAAATTCCTATTGAAATCCCTCTCGTTGATGATAGTAATAAAGGCGTACCAATCTCAGTAAGTCAGCCAAATATAGAAAGTGCTGTTGTATTTGGTAATTTAGCTCAATTAATTAAGAATCAATTTGTTGATAGTTAA
- a CDS encoding photosystem I reaction center subunit II PsaD, whose amino-acid sequence MTETLVGQFPKHIGSTGGLLNSAETEEKYAIVWKSSKEQAFELPTGGAAIMNEGDNLMYFARKEQCLALGTQLRAFKPRIEDFKIYRIFPGGDIEFLHPKDGVFPEKVNEGREKVGHNPRRIGENPNPAGLKFTTKNTFD is encoded by the coding sequence ATGACTGAAACTTTAGTTGGTCAATTTCCAAAGCATATAGGAAGTACTGGGGGTTTATTAAACTCAGCAGAAACCGAAGAAAAATATGCAATTGTATGGAAAAGTTCAAAGGAACAAGCATTTGAATTGCCTACCGGTGGTGCGGCTATTATGAATGAAGGAGATAATTTAATGTACTTTGCAAGAAAAGAACAATGCCTTGCATTAGGGACACAATTAAGAGCCTTCAAACCAAGAATTGAAGATTTTAAAATCTACCGAATTTTTCCAGGTGGCGATATTGAATTTTTACACCCAAAGGATGGTGTTTTCCCTGAAAAAGTAAACGAAGGAAGAGAGAAAGTAGGTCATAATCCAAGAAGAATAGGTGAGAATCCTAATCCAGCTGGTTTGAAATTTACAACTAAGAATACTTTTGATTAA
- the gshA gene encoding glutamate--cysteine ligase: protein MSQNNLYKGFEVELFTGSLNSHIGVSAEIEKKFRNFVKEPDNRNVEYITTPEKDYGSLYEKLITPRKKLRQWLNTKNLTIIPSSTLCFEHDIQFQRSDIDNVYHQFIQDNYGISIATSSVHINIGIDDLDKLFTAIRLIRSEAALYLSLSASSPFLNNKITNNHSQRWIQFPKTPSRVPFFVNHNSYIDWIEQNISNKNMQNIRHFWSSIRPNGPQRPLILDRLELRICDFVHDINLLLGITAMIELRILNLFENINTLDPMNASIFSMDELSEICDQNEINAAKDSLNSELINWQDGKKVICREWIQSLLSDLSSTAENFGMKHLLDPIYKVLEEGNQSMKWINQYEKGLSIEQIMKISIEDMIRSEA from the coding sequence ATGAGTCAAAATAATCTTTATAAGGGTTTTGAGGTGGAACTTTTTACGGGTTCTTTAAATTCTCATATTGGTGTTTCGGCTGAAATTGAGAAAAAATTTCGTAATTTTGTAAAAGAGCCAGATAACAGAAACGTTGAATACATAACAACGCCTGAAAAAGACTATGGTTCTTTGTATGAGAAATTAATAACTCCAAGAAAAAAGTTAAGGCAGTGGCTAAATACAAAAAATTTAACAATCATTCCTTCATCCACTCTTTGTTTTGAACACGATATTCAATTTCAAAGATCTGATATTGACAACGTCTATCATCAATTTATTCAAGATAATTATGGAATATCTATTGCAACTTCAAGTGTCCATATTAACATAGGAATAGATGATTTAGATAAACTTTTTACAGCTATAAGACTTATAAGATCTGAGGCTGCTCTATATTTATCATTAAGTGCTAGTTCACCTTTTTTAAATAATAAAATTACGAATAATCATTCTCAAAGATGGATTCAGTTTCCTAAAACCCCTAGTAGGGTTCCTTTTTTTGTAAATCATAATTCTTATATCGACTGGATAGAGCAAAATATATCTAATAAAAACATGCAAAATATTAGGCATTTTTGGTCGTCAATCCGACCAAATGGTCCTCAAAGACCTTTGATTCTTGATCGTTTGGAATTAAGAATTTGTGATTTTGTTCACGATATTAATTTGCTTTTAGGGATAACGGCCATGATAGAACTAAGGATTTTAAATCTTTTTGAAAATATAAATACCTTAGATCCCATGAATGCTAGTATTTTTTCTATGGATGAGTTGTCAGAAATATGTGATCAGAATGAAATTAATGCTGCTAAAGATAGTCTGAATTCAGAGTTAATTAACTGGCAAGATGGCAAAAAAGTTATTTGTAGAGAATGGATTCAAAGCTTGTTATCAGATTTATCATCCACAGCAGAAAATTTTGGTATGAAACATCTTTTAGATCCTATATATAAAGTGCTTGAAGAAGGCAATCAATCTATGAAATGGATCAATCAATATGAAAAAGGGCTTTCTATTGAGCAGATAATGAAAATTTCTATCGAAGATATGATTAGGAGTGAGGCCTAG
- the rodA gene encoding rod shape-determining protein RodA, with amino-acid sequence MFKRISLLNKRGFLQKKENFDRGFLFTPLLIIPLFFVIISGFLIKSIQGDLLVSNYLSHILTGFLCYFLAFFISYIPLERIRKYIVPFHLCTLISLLLIYFFGISVSGAQRWLNLSIFSFQPSEVAKLSTVLTLALVLDKKIILTIRDLVLPLLVVIIPWLLIFFQPDLGTSLVLLVLTSVMLYWSQMPIEWILILVFCIITSILYLTLPTLLIFWIPVIGYLAYRSSKKKIIFSAIAISFHLLVAKLTPILWQYGLKEYQKDRLVLFLDPNRDPLGGGYHLIQSQIAIGSGGLFGTGLLQGKLTNLQFIPEQHTDFIFSALGEELGFVGCTIVLFLFFFLIKKLINIASIARTNFESLIVIGIASTFLFQIIINLFMTIGLGPVTGIPLPFMSYGRTSMVTNFISIGFVLSILKRSRSLRS; translated from the coding sequence ATGTTTAAGAGAATTTCTTTATTAAATAAAAGAGGATTTTTACAAAAAAAAGAAAACTTTGATAGAGGTTTTTTATTTACTCCACTACTTATAATTCCTCTGTTTTTTGTCATTATTTCGGGTTTCTTAATAAAAAGTATTCAGGGTGATCTATTAGTATCAAATTATTTGAGTCATATCCTAACTGGTTTTTTATGTTATTTTTTAGCATTTTTTATTTCTTATATACCCTTAGAGAGAATTAGAAAGTATATAGTTCCATTTCATTTGTGTACTTTAATATCCTTATTACTAATTTATTTTTTTGGGATTTCAGTTTCTGGAGCCCAAAGATGGCTAAACTTGAGCATCTTTTCTTTTCAGCCTTCAGAAGTAGCTAAACTTAGTACTGTATTAACTCTTGCTTTAGTACTCGATAAAAAAATAATTTTAACAATAAGAGATTTAGTATTGCCCTTATTAGTAGTAATTATTCCTTGGTTATTAATTTTCTTTCAGCCTGACTTAGGCACCTCTTTAGTTTTACTTGTTTTGACGAGTGTGATGCTCTATTGGTCGCAAATGCCCATAGAGTGGATTTTGATATTGGTATTTTGTATTATCACATCTATATTGTACCTAACCTTACCAACTCTTCTTATTTTCTGGATTCCAGTTATAGGATATCTTGCTTATAGATCTTCAAAAAAGAAAATTATTTTTTCTGCTATCGCTATTTCGTTCCATTTATTAGTGGCAAAACTGACACCAATTTTGTGGCAATATGGCTTAAAAGAATATCAAAAAGATAGATTAGTTTTATTTTTAGATCCAAATAGAGATCCACTAGGTGGCGGATATCATTTGATACAGAGTCAAATTGCAATTGGTTCTGGAGGATTATTTGGGACTGGTTTGCTACAAGGTAAGCTGACAAATTTGCAATTTATACCTGAACAACATACTGATTTTATATTCAGTGCTTTAGGGGAAGAATTAGGTTTTGTGGGGTGCACTATAGTTTTATTTTTGTTCTTTTTTTTGATAAAAAAACTTATTAATATTGCATCAATTGCTAGGACTAACTTTGAATCTCTAATTGTTATCGGAATAGCCTCAACTTTTTTATTTCAAATAATTATTAACTTATTTATGACTATTGGATTAGGACCAGTTACTGGGATTCCCCTTCCTTTTATGAGCTATGGTCGAACGTCAATGGTGACTAATTTTATATCTATTGGATTTGTTTTATCTATATTGAAACGTTCTAGATCACTAAGAAGTTGA
- a CDS encoding sensor histidine kinase, whose amino-acid sequence MKSQITIKKIQEFLIKGVQTIYVDDDTSRRMWWASLEVIQKEFLSQNYKQGGIWISSPLPAFNDKKFLNQLHGWLWSPEGFPYFQNENAGFLPVNNSEKIKKDFDLFSNYKVLNLCQEDGYEPFLMIITPNFQCVLSIVGEKDKKILLMKCDEESLKLSIELMHAKLNQENYEEGVKFRNAINNLGNLKINKQFEKLFWPILSAKLANNTPSHNIQNFVKNDEKNAQITEAKLLRAISHEVRTPLATIRTLISSTLKKYKMDESMRNRLIQIDNECNEQIDRFGLIFNAAELVSNEVPSLNNLAKINLAEIFKKLAPFWNKQLNRRGISLKIDIPKQLPQILSDSEKLELMLRGLIDKNTRGLKEGSTLILELRPAGQKLKLQLKVQKLDNNQEEILKKDNSSDLGPVLNWNPQTGSLQLSQNATQKLLASLGGHVTQRRDAGLTVFFPISDAK is encoded by the coding sequence ATGAAATCACAAATAACCATAAAAAAAATTCAAGAGTTTTTAATTAAAGGAGTTCAAACCATATATGTTGATGATGATACATCCAGAAGAATGTGGTGGGCTTCTTTAGAAGTTATTCAAAAAGAATTCCTATCTCAGAATTATAAACAGGGGGGTATCTGGATCTCCTCTCCTTTGCCCGCTTTTAATGATAAAAAATTTTTAAATCAACTTCATGGATGGCTTTGGTCTCCTGAGGGGTTTCCATACTTTCAAAATGAGAATGCAGGTTTTTTACCAGTCAATAATTCAGAAAAGATAAAAAAAGATTTCGATTTATTTAGTAATTATAAAGTCTTAAATCTTTGTCAGGAAGATGGCTATGAACCTTTTTTGATGATAATCACCCCAAATTTTCAATGCGTATTATCAATTGTAGGAGAAAAAGATAAGAAAATTCTATTAATGAAGTGTGATGAAGAAAGCCTAAAACTATCAATTGAATTAATGCATGCAAAATTAAATCAAGAAAATTATGAGGAAGGAGTAAAATTTCGTAATGCAATAAATAATTTAGGTAACCTTAAAATTAATAAGCAATTTGAAAAATTATTTTGGCCAATATTATCGGCAAAATTAGCAAATAATACGCCAAGTCATAACATACAAAATTTTGTGAAAAATGATGAAAAAAATGCGCAAATCACTGAAGCAAAATTATTACGTGCAATTTCTCATGAAGTAAGAACTCCTTTGGCAACAATAAGAACTCTAATAAGTTCTACTTTAAAAAAATATAAAATGGATGAATCAATGAGAAATCGTTTAATTCAAATAGATAATGAATGTAATGAACAAATTGATAGGTTTGGTTTAATCTTTAATGCAGCAGAATTAGTAAGTAATGAAGTGCCATCGTTGAATAACTTGGCGAAAATTAATTTAGCCGAAATTTTCAAAAAGCTTGCTCCTTTTTGGAATAAACAATTAAATCGTCGTGGTATTTCTTTGAAGATAGATATCCCCAAACAACTTCCACAAATTTTGAGTGATTCTGAAAAATTAGAATTAATGTTAAGAGGATTAATTGATAAAAATACCAGAGGATTAAAAGAGGGTAGTACTTTAATTTTAGAATTAAGGCCAGCTGGTCAAAAGCTCAAACTTCAACTCAAAGTACAAAAATTAGATAACAATCAAGAAGAGATTCTAAAAAAAGATAATAGTTCTGATCTTGGTCCAGTTTTAAATTGGAACCCTCAAACTGGAAGTTTACAACTTAGTCAAAATGCCACTCAAAAGTTATTAGCTAGTTTAGGAGGGCATGTCACACAAAGACGTGATGCAGGATTGACGGTATTTTTCCCCATTTCAGATGCAAAATGA